The proteins below are encoded in one region of Manis pentadactyla isolate mManPen7 chromosome 2, mManPen7.hap1, whole genome shotgun sequence:
- the FABP1 gene encoding fatty acid-binding protein, liver, which produces MNFSGKYQLQSQENFEAFMKAVGLPDDLIQKGKDIKGVSEIVQNGKHFKFTITAGSKVIQNEFTLGEECELESMTGEKVKAVVQLEGENKLVTSFKGIKAVTELNGDIITSTMTLGDIVFKRLSKRI; this is translated from the exons ATGAACTTCTCTGGCAAGTACCAACTGCAAAGTCAGGAAAACTTCGAGGCCTTCATGAAAGCAGTCG GGTTGCCTGACGACCTCATCCAGAAGGGGAAGGACATCAAGGGGGTGTCGGAAATCGTGCAAAATGGGAAGCACTTCAAGTTCACCATTACTGCAGGGTCCAAAGTGATCCAAAATGAATTCACCTTGGGAGAGGAGTGTGAGCTGGAGAGCATGACAGGGGAGAAGGTCAAG GCAGTGGTTCAGTTGGAAGGTGAGAATAAACTGGTGACAAGCTTCAAAGGCATCAAGGCCGTGACCGAACTCAATGGCGACATAATCACCAGT ACTATGACATTGGGCGACATTGTCTTCAAGAGACTCAGCAAGAGAATTTAG